In Synechococcus sp. HK05, one DNA window encodes the following:
- a CDS encoding histidinol-phosphate transaminase, whose translation MVQATHGGNLDATARRLGCRPEQLLDASASLVPFAWPGYLRRALRQAACRPYPDREAFGLRSRLAAVHGVDPLAVLPGNGASELFTWAARDATDLGVSILPQPGFADYKRALRCWGGRWSARPLPLHWSLARSGFDSAVSAGDADVLWITNPHNPTGQLWDRASLQPLLQRFALVICDEAFLPLVPEGDQQSLIPWVENYPNLIVIRSLTKLYSIAGLRLGYAIADPARLQRWSQWRDPWPVNAIAAAVGEELVREPRRYQAWIQRVQRWTSQEGAWLQRQLASLPGINPMPSAANYVLIRGECNGEPCSLQPLREVLEVQRRILLRDCRSFDELDESWLRMGYQSHRDNRRILHAMRQELSSINNPANS comes from the coding sequence ATGGTGCAGGCAACCCACGGCGGCAATCTCGACGCAACGGCCCGTCGCCTCGGCTGCAGGCCTGAGCAGCTCTTGGATGCCAGTGCTTCCCTGGTGCCGTTTGCCTGGCCCGGCTATCTACGGCGTGCGCTTCGCCAGGCAGCTTGCAGGCCTTATCCCGATCGCGAGGCGTTTGGCTTGCGCAGCCGTTTGGCTGCGGTGCATGGTGTGGACCCACTTGCCGTGCTGCCTGGCAATGGTGCCTCTGAGCTGTTCACCTGGGCTGCTCGCGACGCCACTGATCTCGGCGTTTCGATTCTTCCGCAACCGGGCTTTGCGGATTACAAGCGTGCATTGCGTTGCTGGGGCGGGCGCTGGTCTGCTCGGCCGCTGCCGCTGCACTGGTCCCTGGCGCGGTCTGGTTTTGATTCAGCAGTCTCGGCTGGTGATGCAGACGTGCTGTGGATCACCAACCCTCACAACCCCACTGGTCAGCTTTGGGACCGTGCATCTTTGCAGCCCTTGCTGCAACGCTTTGCGCTGGTGATCTGTGATGAGGCGTTTTTACCTTTAGTTCCAGAGGGAGATCAACAGTCCCTGATTCCTTGGGTGGAGAACTATCCCAACCTCATTGTGATTCGGAGTCTGACCAAGCTGTACAGCATTGCAGGTTTGCGCTTGGGCTATGCCATTGCAGATCCGGCTCGGCTGCAGCGCTGGAGCCAATGGCGAGATCCCTGGCCCGTGAATGCCATAGCGGCGGCCGTGGGCGAAGAGCTGGTTCGTGAACCTCGCCGCTACCAAGCCTGGATCCAGCGTGTGCAGCGTTGGACATCGCAAGAGGGAGCATGGTTGCAGCGCCAGCTTGCTTCCCTGCCAGGCATCAATCCGATGCCATCGGCGGCGAATTATGTGCTGATCCGTGGTGAGTGCAACGGAGAGCCCTGTTCATTGCAGCCCCTACGGGAGGTGTTGGAAGTTCAACGTCGCATTCTTTTGAGGGATTGCCGCTCGTTTGATGAGCTTGATGAGAGCTGGCTGCGTATGGGTTACCAGAGCCATCGCGATAACCGTCGCATCCTTCACGCGATGCGTCAGGAGCTGAGCTCCATCAACAACCCGGCCAACAGCTGA
- a CDS encoding EF-hand domain-containing protein codes for MRRMLQRCGPLALAISLGLTSAAWAQTTAEQQSYQQRMRLLFERLDRNNDQRLQRQEVQGQRYLERHFDRLDSRQRGYLGPDDLTRNDPSRAVRFFQQADRNADGVIDRREAEAFAWLRRHFGQADRNGDGRVDPAELQGLAERRRASSSTSPP; via the coding sequence ATGCGCCGGATGCTGCAGCGATGTGGGCCCCTGGCCCTGGCGATCAGCCTGGGCCTGACCTCTGCTGCATGGGCACAGACAACGGCGGAGCAGCAGAGCTACCAACAACGCATGCGGCTGCTGTTTGAGCGGCTCGATCGCAACAACGACCAACGCCTTCAGCGGCAAGAGGTGCAGGGCCAGCGCTATCTCGAGCGCCATTTCGATCGCCTCGACAGCCGCCAGCGCGGCTATCTCGGGCCGGACGACCTCACACGCAACGATCCCTCCCGGGCCGTGCGCTTCTTTCAGCAGGCCGACCGCAACGCCGATGGCGTGATTGATCGGCGCGAAGCGGAGGCGTTCGCGTGGCTGAGACGCCATTTCGGCCAAGCCGATCGCAATGGCGATGGCCGCGTGGATCCGGCAGAACTGCAGGGCCTGGCCGAACGGCGGCGCGCCTCCTCCTCCACATCCCCCCCATGA
- a CDS encoding response regulator: MAVASRTASARIWVVDDDPEQRRLLGTYLTDQGYDVRCLSSGEQLMARLEGQRPDLVVLDVMLPGDDGLTLLRRLRDGGDDLPVVMLTARGDGVDRIIGLEQGADDYLGKPFLPRELTARIEAVLRRRVALPAGTPLAEGQLVEFGDNRLDLAARSLERGGVPVVITSGEFSLLSAFVQHPHRPLSRERLIELARGPGSDTDSRSMDVQVSRVRKLVEPDPTRPRYLQTVWGYGYVFVPDGQPRSR, from the coding sequence ATGGCTGTCGCGTCCCGCACGGCATCAGCGCGCATCTGGGTGGTGGACGACGACCCCGAGCAGCGCCGGCTCCTCGGCACCTACCTCACCGATCAGGGCTACGACGTGCGCTGCCTCAGCAGCGGCGAGCAGCTGATGGCCCGCCTGGAGGGGCAGCGTCCCGATCTGGTGGTGCTGGATGTGATGCTCCCCGGCGACGATGGCCTCACCCTGCTGCGCCGTTTGCGCGATGGCGGCGACGATCTGCCGGTGGTGATGCTCACCGCCCGCGGCGATGGGGTGGATCGGATCATCGGCCTGGAGCAGGGCGCCGACGATTACCTCGGCAAACCCTTCCTGCCGCGGGAGCTCACCGCCCGCATTGAAGCGGTGCTGCGCCGCCGGGTGGCCCTGCCGGCTGGAACGCCGCTGGCGGAAGGTCAGCTGGTGGAGTTCGGCGACAACCGCCTTGACCTGGCGGCCCGCAGCCTGGAGCGCGGTGGAGTGCCGGTGGTGATCACCAGCGGTGAGTTCAGCCTGCTCTCGGCCTTTGTGCAGCACCCCCACAGGCCGCTGTCGCGCGAGCGGCTGATCGAGCTGGCCCGCGGTCCGGGCTCCGACACCGACAGCCGCAGCATGGATGTGCAGGTGTCGCGCGTGCGCAAGTTGGTGGAACCTGATCCCACGCGCCCTCGCTACCTGCAAACGGTGTGGGGTTACGGCTACGTGTTTGTGCCCGATGGCCAGCCCCGCAGCCGCTAA
- a CDS encoding glycosyltransferase, translated as MSRLLIAASGTGGHLFPALAVAQALPADWQIQWLGVPDRLETELVPADIPLHTVNAGGLQGRGLEKLLNLLRLFGASWSVRQLIRREGIRVVFSTGGYIAAPAILGARWCSVPVVLHESNGVPGRVTRLLGRFCTHVAVGLPQAAERLQGCQPRVTGTPVRREFLQPAALPAWVPAGSGPLLVVMGGSQGAVGLNRMVRPVLPRLLAAGCRVVHLSGSNDPESGQLQHPAYAERPFSDEVAGLLQHADLVISRAGAGSLSELAVCGSPSILVPFPQAADKHQDANAGAAAALGAAVIVWQHPPEHPALEQAIWRLLGPRLRGCDPAVDPLLQLRAGMERLAVRDADQLLAGLLMELSS; from the coding sequence ATGTCCCGCCTGTTGATCGCGGCCAGCGGCACCGGCGGACATCTGTTTCCGGCTCTGGCGGTAGCTCAGGCCCTTCCAGCCGATTGGCAGATCCAATGGCTGGGGGTGCCGGATCGGCTGGAAACAGAGCTGGTGCCTGCCGACATCCCGCTCCACACCGTGAACGCCGGCGGATTACAAGGGCGCGGCCTGGAGAAACTGCTCAACCTCTTGCGCTTGTTTGGCGCCAGCTGGAGCGTGCGCCAGCTGATCCGCCGCGAAGGCATCCGCGTGGTGTTCAGCACCGGCGGCTACATCGCTGCGCCAGCGATCCTTGGCGCCCGCTGGTGCAGCGTGCCTGTGGTGCTGCACGAATCCAACGGCGTGCCCGGCCGGGTGACGAGGCTGCTAGGCCGCTTTTGCACCCACGTGGCCGTGGGCTTACCCCAGGCCGCCGAGCGTCTCCAGGGCTGCCAGCCAAGGGTGACGGGAACGCCCGTGCGGCGGGAGTTTCTGCAACCCGCCGCCCTGCCGGCTTGGGTGCCCGCCGGCTCCGGGCCCCTGCTGGTGGTGATGGGCGGCAGCCAGGGGGCCGTGGGCCTCAATCGCATGGTGCGCCCCGTGTTGCCACGGCTGCTCGCGGCCGGCTGCCGCGTGGTGCACCTCAGCGGCAGCAACGATCCCGAGAGCGGCCAGCTGCAGCACCCCGCCTACGCCGAGCGCCCGTTCAGCGATGAAGTGGCCGGCCTGCTCCAACACGCCGATCTGGTGATCAGCCGCGCCGGTGCCGGCAGCCTGAGCGAACTGGCGGTGTGCGGCAGCCCGTCGATCCTGGTGCCCTTCCCCCAGGCCGCCGACAAGCATCAAGACGCCAACGCCGGTGCCGCCGCCGCCCTCGGCGCCGCCGTGATCGTGTGGCAGCACCCACCGGAGCACCCGGCGCTGGAGCAGGCGATCTGGCGGCTGCTGGGGCCGCGCCTGCGGGGCTGCGATCCAGCTGTGGATCCGCTGCTGCAGCTGCGCGCGGGGATGGAGCGGCTGGCGGTGCGGGATGCGGATCAGCTGTTGGCCGGGTTGTTGATGGAGCTCAGCTCCTGA
- a CDS encoding NAD(P)-dependent oxidoreductase, with the protein MNLAWIGLGAIGTPMALNLLKAGYGLTVHNRTPGRCAPLQAAGAAVAPSPAAAARQADALLICVSDDAAAEAVLLGAPDPAGAVAGLRPGCLVIDCSTIGPATSRRLAAALAERQVGYIDAPVTGGTEGAKAGTLSVLVGGDSQHLERARPLLEVIGGRITHFGPVGSGQEAKAVNQVLVAGSYAAVAEALQLAERLGLDRHQVVEALKGGAAGSWALEHRSTQMINDHYPLGFKLALHRKDLGIALEAAAAQHLELPVTEQVAAMEDALLASGHGDLDVSALARWFRS; encoded by the coding sequence ATGAACCTGGCCTGGATCGGCTTAGGCGCCATCGGCACACCGATGGCCCTCAACCTGCTGAAGGCGGGCTACGGCCTCACCGTGCACAACCGCACCCCAGGGCGCTGCGCTCCGCTGCAGGCCGCTGGAGCGGCGGTAGCCCCCAGCCCCGCAGCTGCGGCCCGCCAGGCCGATGCGCTGCTCATCTGCGTGAGTGATGACGCCGCCGCCGAAGCAGTGTTGCTGGGCGCGCCCGATCCCGCAGGCGCTGTGGCCGGCTTGCGCCCCGGCTGCCTGGTGATCGATTGCTCCACCATCGGCCCGGCCACCAGCCGCCGCCTGGCGGCCGCTCTGGCCGAGCGGCAGGTGGGCTACATCGACGCCCCCGTGACCGGCGGCACCGAAGGCGCCAAGGCCGGCACGCTCTCGGTGCTGGTGGGCGGTGACAGCCAACATCTGGAGCGGGCCCGACCGCTGCTGGAGGTGATCGGCGGCCGCATCACCCACTTCGGCCCCGTGGGATCGGGCCAGGAAGCCAAGGCGGTGAACCAGGTGCTGGTGGCGGGCAGTTACGCCGCCGTGGCCGAAGCCCTGCAGCTCGCGGAACGGCTCGGCCTCGATCGCCACCAGGTGGTGGAGGCCCTCAAGGGCGGCGCCGCCGGCTCCTGGGCCCTGGAGCACCGCAGCACCCAGATGATCAACGACCACTACCCGCTGGGGTTCAAGTTGGCGCTGCACCGCAAGGATCTAGGCATTGCCCTGGAGGCCGCCGCGGCCCAGCACCTGGAGTTGCCCGTCACCGAACAGGTGGCCGCCATGGAGGATGCCCTGCTCGCCAGCGGCCACGGCGACTTGGATGTGTCGGCCCTGGCCCGTTGGTTCAGAAGCTGA
- a CDS encoding ATP-binding protein gives MASPAAAKYALVGAGVSALSLGLLQTLLAQRLERAQIIQLGPEVAFNLRLGELALDRLPPAALSRLSGLPLRVGANPPLSRDSRLQRQARQLQQELCREITPCPPVLPAGGERPGVWVELLSPLEPVWLFTPLDASRRGAPDPLLLALALLAGSISSSLLYLWWEVQRPLQQLEQALAQVGNSESSAAPLPAAGSGAVRRLTARFKAMVQRLAANDRERSTMLAGIAHDLKSPLTRLRLRLAGHAEQQRAEADLDALERITAQFLLFAGGGDAEPAVALPLDQWLAELSAALEPDQLSLDLEPLQACVQPTALGRAVGNLIDNALSHGRPPLRLVLRRDGQDGFRMEVWDQGEGISPEAWPQALQPFLRLDRARGGSGHCGLGLAIAARVAASHGGQLTCLRSSEGFAVVLQARSVASGHSCVGSGNP, from the coding sequence ATGGCCAGCCCCGCAGCCGCTAAGTACGCGCTGGTGGGGGCCGGCGTGTCGGCCCTCAGCCTGGGTCTGCTGCAGACGCTGTTGGCCCAGCGGTTGGAGCGGGCTCAGATCATCCAGCTCGGCCCTGAGGTGGCCTTCAACCTGCGGCTCGGTGAGTTAGCCCTCGATCGCCTGCCCCCGGCAGCCCTCTCGCGCTTGAGCGGTTTGCCGCTGCGGGTGGGGGCTAATCCGCCCCTGAGCCGCGATAGCCGCCTGCAGCGTCAGGCCCGGCAGCTGCAGCAGGAGCTGTGCCGGGAGATCACCCCTTGCCCCCCGGTGTTGCCGGCTGGTGGCGAACGCCCCGGGGTGTGGGTGGAGCTGCTCTCTCCCCTCGAGCCGGTGTGGCTGTTCACGCCCCTGGATGCCTCACGCCGCGGTGCCCCCGATCCGCTGCTGTTGGCTTTGGCGCTGTTGGCGGGCAGCATTTCCAGCTCGCTGCTCTACCTCTGGTGGGAAGTGCAGCGGCCGCTGCAACAGCTCGAGCAGGCCCTGGCCCAGGTGGGCAACAGCGAGTCGTCTGCGGCACCATTGCCCGCTGCCGGCAGCGGAGCCGTGCGGCGGCTCACGGCCCGCTTCAAGGCGATGGTGCAGCGCCTGGCGGCCAATGACCGCGAGCGCTCCACCATGCTCGCTGGGATTGCCCACGATCTGAAAAGCCCGCTCACCCGGTTGCGGCTGCGGCTGGCGGGCCATGCCGAGCAGCAGCGAGCCGAGGCCGATCTCGATGCGCTCGAGCGGATCACAGCCCAGTTTCTGCTGTTTGCCGGCGGTGGTGATGCGGAGCCCGCCGTGGCGTTGCCGCTGGATCAGTGGTTGGCGGAGCTGAGTGCCGCGCTCGAACCGGATCAGCTCAGCCTCGATCTCGAGCCCCTCCAGGCTTGCGTGCAACCCACCGCCCTGGGTCGCGCCGTCGGCAACCTGATCGACAACGCCTTGAGCCATGGCCGGCCGCCGCTGCGACTCGTGCTGCGGCGTGATGGCCAGGACGGTTTCCGCATGGAGGTGTGGGATCAGGGCGAGGGCATCAGCCCTGAGGCCTGGCCCCAGGCCCTGCAGCCCTTCCTGCGGCTCGACCGCGCGCGGGGCGGCAGCGGTCATTGCGGCCTGGGCCTGGCGATTGCAGCGCG